In a genomic window of Deinococcus aquiradiocola:
- a CDS encoding Asp23/Gls24 family envelope stress response protein, translating into MELDISKTVLIDIAATTVDRIGGLDIAPAPIKASEVLGGVRPGSGPRRPRALKVTRDGQFVSVEIGLNVEYGKNLVGVSQAVQRAVTENIELMTGLKVRAVNVTVQGLLLPPAQPTQTRPS; encoded by the coding sequence ATGGAACTGGACATCAGCAAAACTGTTTTGATCGATATTGCCGCCACCACCGTGGACCGCATCGGGGGGCTGGACATCGCGCCCGCGCCCATCAAGGCGTCGGAGGTGCTGGGCGGCGTGCGTCCCGGCAGCGGTCCGCGCCGCCCGCGCGCGCTGAAGGTCACGCGTGACGGGCAGTTCGTCAGCGTGGAGATCGGCCTGAACGTGGAGTACGGAAAGAACCTCGTGGGCGTGTCGCAGGCCGTGCAGCGGGCCGTGACGGAGAACATCGAGCTCATGACGGGCCTGAAGGTGCGGGCCGTGAACGTGACGGTGCAGGGCCTGCTGCTGCCGCCCGCGCAGCCCACCCAGACGAGGCCGTCGTGA
- a CDS encoding glycine--tRNA ligase has product MPAQNMEELVSLCKRRGFIFQGSEIYGGLQGFWDYGPLGVELKNNIKAAWWRANIYERDDMEGLDASIIMHRLVLRHSGHEATFSDPMVDNRKNNKRYRLDHLVKDQKDAVVQKIAEIMNVDAANFPALIAALNASPAQASEALKAAGVRDAFSGEVGDWTEPKPFNMMFKTTIGPVADDESYGYLRPETAQGIFTNFKNVVDSTSRRLPFGIAQIGKAFRNEITPRNFIFRVRELEQMEIEYFCVPGTDEEWHEHWLERRLSWWEAQGVPRSKIEILDVPKEDLAHYSKRTYDLMYDYPTLGHEEIEGIANRSDYDLGSHTKNQAELGLVAKVSENNDSVAKLTIPHPDTNKPVVPFVIEPSAGVDRAMLAVLSEAFTKEVLENGSERIVLKLRPHLAPIKVAVIPLARNREEITTVAKAVKAQLQALGLGRVLYEDSGNIGKAYRRHDEVGTPFCVTVDFDTVGKGEDASLVDTVTVRDRDTLAQERVKIADLSDWVRRGLA; this is encoded by the coding sequence ATGCCAGCACAAAACATGGAAGAACTCGTCAGCCTGTGCAAGCGCCGCGGCTTCATCTTCCAGGGGTCCGAGATCTACGGTGGTCTGCAGGGCTTCTGGGATTACGGTCCGCTGGGCGTCGAGCTGAAGAACAACATCAAGGCCGCGTGGTGGCGCGCGAACATCTACGAGCGCGACGACATGGAGGGCTTGGACGCCAGCATCATCATGCACCGCCTGGTGCTGCGTCACAGCGGGCACGAGGCGACGTTCAGCGACCCGATGGTCGACAACAGGAAGAACAACAAACGCTACCGTCTGGATCACCTCGTCAAGGACCAGAAGGACGCCGTCGTGCAGAAGATCGCCGAGATCATGAACGTGGACGCCGCGAACTTCCCCGCGCTGATCGCGGCGCTGAACGCCAGCCCCGCGCAGGCGAGCGAGGCGCTGAAGGCGGCGGGCGTGCGTGACGCGTTTTCCGGCGAGGTCGGCGACTGGACGGAACCCAAGCCGTTCAACATGATGTTCAAGACGACGATCGGCCCGGTCGCGGACGACGAGAGCTACGGTTACCTGCGCCCGGAGACGGCGCAGGGCATCTTCACGAACTTCAAGAACGTGGTGGACAGCACCAGCCGCCGCCTGCCGTTCGGCATCGCGCAGATCGGGAAGGCGTTCCGGAACGAGATCACGCCCCGCAACTTCATCTTCCGGGTGCGTGAACTGGAGCAGATGGAGATCGAGTACTTCTGCGTGCCCGGCACGGACGAGGAGTGGCACGAGCACTGGCTGGAGCGGCGCCTGAGCTGGTGGGAGGCGCAGGGCGTGCCGCGCAGCAAGATCGAGATCCTGGACGTGCCGAAAGAGGACCTCGCGCACTACAGCAAGCGCACGTACGACCTGATGTACGACTACCCCACGCTGGGGCACGAGGAGATCGAGGGCATCGCGAACCGCAGCGATTACGACCTCGGCAGCCACACCAAGAATCAGGCGGAACTGGGCCTCGTGGCGAAGGTGTCGGAGAACAACGACAGCGTCGCGAAGCTCACCATTCCGCACCCGGACACGAACAAGCCGGTCGTGCCGTTCGTGATCGAGCCGTCGGCGGGCGTGGACCGCGCGATGCTGGCGGTGCTCAGCGAGGCGTTCACGAAGGAGGTCCTGGAGAACGGCAGCGAGCGCATCGTGCTGAAGCTCCGCCCGCACCTCGCGCCGATCAAGGTGGCGGTCATTCCGCTCGCCCGGAACCGCGAGGAGATCACGACGGTCGCGAAGGCCGTCAAGGCGCAGCTGCAGGCGCTCGGTCTGGGCCGCGTGCTGTACGAGGACAGCGGCAACATCGGCAAGGCGTACCGCCGTCACGACGAGGTCGGCACGCCGTTCTGCGTGACGGTGGACTTCGACACGGTCGGGAAGGGGGAGGACGCTTCGCTGGTGGACACCGTGACCGTCCGTGACCGCGACACGCTGGCGCAGGAGCGCGTGAAGATCGCGGACCTGAGCGACTGGGTGCGTCGCGGCCTCGCCTGA
- a CDS encoding divergent PAP2 family protein: MSPWQELLTNRWLWSSVLAMLFAQVFKVLLILLLTRRWEPARMLETGGMPSSHSAFVVALSTGVALTQGLGSPLFAACAVFSMIVMYDATGVRRSSGLQARLINELLEELRTVVRENFAPRPLRVLLGHTYLEVAVGILLGVLAGFVAFRWIP, translated from the coding sequence CTGAGCCCGTGGCAGGAACTGCTGACGAACCGCTGGCTGTGGTCGTCGGTGCTGGCGATGCTGTTCGCGCAGGTGTTCAAGGTCCTGCTGATCCTGCTGCTCACGCGCCGCTGGGAGCCCGCACGGATGCTGGAGACGGGCGGCATGCCCAGCAGCCACAGCGCCTTCGTGGTGGCGCTCAGCACGGGCGTGGCGCTCACGCAGGGGCTCGGCAGTCCGCTGTTCGCGGCGTGCGCGGTGTTCTCGATGATCGTGATGTACGACGCGACCGGCGTTCGCCGCTCATCCGGACTGCAGGCGCGCCTGATCAACGAGCTGCTGGAGGAACTGCGGACCGTGGTGCGGGAGAACTTCGCGCCCAGGCCCCTGCGGGTGCTGCTTGGGCACACGTACCTGGAGGTCGCGGTGGGGATCCTGCTGGGTGTGCTCGCGGGGTTCGTGGCGTTCCGCTGGATTCCGTAG
- a CDS encoding ABC transporter ATP-binding protein, with the protein MTAAAEKTSRKPLPAMGETLLEVNKLQKFFPIRGGLLSRVVANVQAVDRVSFKLNRGEVVGVVGESGSGKTVMGRTILRLLEPTGGQVIFNGTDITRIGKNELRDYRREMQVIFQDPFASLNPRMTVSEIIGEALQIHNLHPGKGRVDRIAELLTKVGLRPENMGRYPHEFSGGQRQRIGIARALAVDPAFIVADEPTSALDVSIQAQVVNLLQDLQEELGLTVLFIAHDLAVVEYICDRIIVMYLGKIMEIAPSRELNRNPKHPYTEALLSAAPIPDPTVKRQRIILEGDIPSPINPPSGCVFRTRCRYAIAECAQVEPELREVTPGHFKACIRDDIL; encoded by the coding sequence ATGACCGCCGCCGCAGAGAAGACCAGCCGCAAGCCCCTGCCCGCCATGGGCGAGACGCTGCTGGAAGTCAACAAGCTCCAGAAGTTCTTCCCGATCCGTGGCGGCCTGCTGTCCCGCGTCGTCGCGAACGTGCAGGCCGTGGACCGCGTCAGCTTCAAGCTGAACCGCGGCGAGGTGGTCGGCGTGGTCGGCGAGTCCGGCTCCGGCAAGACCGTCATGGGCCGCACCATCCTGCGCCTCCTCGAACCGACCGGCGGTCAGGTGATCTTCAACGGCACCGACATCACCAGGATCGGCAAGAACGAACTGCGCGACTACCGCCGCGAGATGCAGGTCATCTTCCAGGACCCCTTCGCGTCCCTGAACCCCCGCATGACCGTCTCCGAGATCATCGGTGAGGCCCTGCAGATCCACAACCTGCACCCCGGCAAGGGCCGCGTGGACCGCATCGCGGAACTCCTGACCAAGGTCGGTCTGCGCCCCGAGAACATGGGCCGCTACCCGCACGAGTTCTCCGGCGGTCAGCGCCAGCGTATCGGCATCGCGCGCGCCCTCGCCGTCGACCCGGCCTTCATCGTGGCCGACGAGCCCACCTCGGCGCTCGACGTGTCCATCCAGGCGCAGGTCGTGAACCTGCTGCAGGACCTGCAGGAGGAACTGGGCCTGACGGTGCTGTTCATCGCGCACGACCTCGCCGTCGTGGAGTACATCTGCGACCGCATCATCGTGATGTACCTCGGCAAGATCATGGAGATCGCCCCGAGCCGCGAACTGAACCGCAACCCCAAGCACCCGTACACCGAGGCGCTCCTCTCGGCCGCGCCGATCCCCGACCCGACCGTGAAACGCCAGCGCATCATCCTGGAAGGGGACATCCCCAGCCCGATCAACCCGCCGAGCGGCTGCGTGTTCCGCACCCGCTGCCGCTACGCCATCGCGGAGTGCGCGCAGGTCGAACCGGAACTGCGTGAGGTGACGCCCGGCCACTTCAAGGCCTGCATCCGCGACGACATCCTCTGA
- the asnS gene encoding asparagine--tRNA ligase, translated as MTTIADLSNHIGQTVTLTAWLTDQSGKGKLQFLKLRDGTGFVQATVFKADVPEEIFEAAKRLRQEQSLTVTGEVRADERAPGGVELSVRDLSPLADVVGEYPITPKEHGIDFLMDHRHLWLRHRRPWAILRVRDAVQRAVTDFFHAQGFIRFDSPFFTPNAAEDTTELFEIDLFGEDKAYLSQTGQLHAEAGALAFGKVYTFGPTFRAEKSKTRRHLLEFWMIEPEVAPSSHAQNMDLQEAFVSFLVRRVLDECQEELRVLGRDTAKLAGAAEGNYPRVPYTEALDIIRKHIEDGDLPPNVQADVQPVEWGDDLGAPHETILGYHFDRPVMIEKYPAAIKAFYMQPDPQDPRVALCDDMIAPEGYGEIIGGSERIHDYILLRERIEAQGLPLEAFEWYLDLRRYGSVPHAGFGMGLERVIAWLCGIDHIREAIPFPRMLTRMYP; from the coding sequence ATGACCACCATTGCAGACCTGAGCAACCACATCGGCCAGACCGTGACCCTGACGGCCTGGCTCACCGACCAGAGCGGCAAGGGCAAACTCCAGTTCCTGAAGCTGCGCGACGGGACCGGCTTCGTGCAGGCCACCGTCTTTAAGGCCGACGTGCCCGAGGAGATCTTCGAGGCCGCCAAGCGTCTGCGGCAGGAGCAGAGCCTGACCGTGACGGGCGAGGTTCGCGCCGACGAGCGCGCGCCGGGCGGCGTGGAACTCAGCGTCCGCGACCTCTCCCCCCTCGCGGACGTGGTCGGCGAGTACCCGATCACCCCGAAGGAGCACGGCATCGACTTCCTGATGGATCACCGGCACCTGTGGCTGCGTCACCGCCGCCCGTGGGCGATCCTGCGCGTGCGTGACGCCGTGCAGCGCGCCGTGACGGACTTCTTCCATGCGCAGGGCTTCATCCGCTTCGACTCGCCGTTCTTCACCCCGAACGCCGCCGAGGACACCACCGAACTCTTCGAGATCGACCTGTTCGGCGAGGACAAGGCGTACCTCTCTCAGACCGGGCAGCTGCACGCCGAGGCGGGCGCGCTCGCGTTCGGGAAGGTGTACACGTTCGGGCCGACCTTCCGCGCCGAGAAGAGCAAGACGCGCCGTCACCTGCTGGAATTCTGGATGATCGAGCCGGAAGTCGCGCCGAGCAGCCACGCGCAGAACATGGACCTGCAGGAAGCGTTCGTGAGCTTCCTCGTGCGCCGCGTGCTGGACGAGTGCCAGGAGGAACTGCGCGTGCTGGGCCGCGACACCGCGAAGCTCGCCGGGGCGGCGGAAGGCAACTACCCGCGCGTGCCGTACACCGAGGCGCTGGACATCATCCGCAAGCACATTGAGGACGGGGACCTGCCGCCGAACGTGCAGGCGGACGTGCAGCCCGTCGAGTGGGGTGACGACCTCGGCGCGCCGCACGAGACGATCCTCGGGTACCACTTCGACCGGCCCGTCATGATCGAGAAGTACCCGGCGGCCATCAAGGCGTTCTACATGCAGCCGGACCCGCAGGACCCGCGCGTGGCCCTGTGCGACGACATGATCGCGCCCGAAGGGTACGGCGAGATCATCGGCGGGTCGGAACGCATCCACGACTACATCCTGCTGCGAGAGCGCATCGAGGCGCAGGGCCTCCCGCTCGAGGCGTTCGAGTGGTACCTCGACCTGCGCCGGTACGGCAGCGTGCCGCACGCGGGCTTCGGAATGGGTCTGGAGCGCGTGATCGCGTGGCTGTGCGGCATCGACCACATCCGCGAGGCGATCCCCTTCCCGCGCATGCTGACCCGCATGTACCCCTGA
- the nusB gene encoding transcription antitermination factor NusB, protein MTRRREKAAQPVGNRRAAREFAFRVIFEASQGDMPLSLARNRAEANMRDGDDTHAQLSEDALRFAGELLEGFERHGNDVDDLLRRTIRGWSFDTLAQTDLNVMRLAALEMVWFGTPHPPVIESAVRIARKYGGDDSGKFVNGVLAGLSRTAERRAEQDAAGDVPL, encoded by the coding sequence GTGACGCGCCGCCGCGAGAAGGCCGCGCAACCGGTCGGGAATCGGCGCGCGGCGCGCGAGTTCGCGTTCCGGGTGATTTTCGAGGCGTCGCAGGGTGACATGCCGCTGTCGCTGGCCCGCAACCGCGCCGAGGCGAACATGCGGGACGGGGACGACACGCACGCGCAGCTGTCCGAGGACGCGCTGCGTTTCGCGGGCGAGCTGCTGGAGGGCTTCGAGCGGCACGGAAACGACGTGGACGACCTGCTGCGCCGCACCATTCGCGGCTGGAGTTTCGACACGCTCGCGCAGACGGACCTGAACGTCATGCGGCTCGCGGCACTGGAGATGGTGTGGTTCGGCACGCCGCACCCGCCCGTCATCGAGTCGGCTGTGCGGATCGCCCGCAAGTACGGCGGGGACGATTCCGGCAAGTTCGTGAACGGCGTGCTGGCGGGCCTGTCGCGGACTGCCGAGCGCCGCGCGGAGCAGGACGCGGCCGGAGACGTTCCGCTCTGA
- the hisS gene encoding histidine--tRNA ligase produces MAIQRPKGTQDHLPDGSPKLRLDISARAFRHVTDTARTVLERGGAAFIATPIFEEAELVKRGVGGSTDIVRKEMFMVHYFGDHGGYVLRPEGTAGIVRAFIENGLKQLPSPLKLWTHGPMFRAENVQKGRLRQFHQVDYEVLGSADPLVDAEAIWLMVQVVEALGLTGVGVKLGSIGDPEDRDTYNAYLRELFTPHAERLSADSQDRLTRNPMRILDSKSKEDQAIIAELAVKPMLDFLGTDAEAHFAAVRAYLDAWGVAYEVDPSIVRGLDYYRRTAWELHHAHIGAKSALGGGGRYDGLAAQLGGQETPGIGWAFGVERILLAMEQEGLTLPAPDGPVVYLAALDAGQVPSAAQAALSLRSVMRAEFGLKAQKPGNAFREAERRGARYAGLIGSDEAAAGTVAVKNLATGEQVSVKVEALADALTH; encoded by the coding sequence ATGGCCATCCAGCGACCCAAAGGCACCCAGGATCACCTCCCGGACGGCAGTCCGAAACTCAGGCTCGACATCTCGGCGCGGGCGTTCCGTCACGTGACCGACACGGCGCGCACCGTGCTGGAGCGCGGCGGCGCGGCGTTCATCGCCACCCCCATCTTCGAGGAGGCGGAACTCGTCAAGCGCGGGGTGGGCGGCAGCACCGACATCGTCCGCAAGGAGATGTTCATGGTGCATTACTTCGGGGATCACGGCGGGTACGTGCTGCGCCCCGAGGGCACGGCGGGCATCGTGCGGGCCTTCATCGAGAACGGCCTGAAGCAGCTGCCGTCCCCGCTGAAGCTCTGGACGCACGGCCCGATGTTCCGCGCGGAGAACGTGCAGAAGGGCCGCCTGCGGCAGTTCCATCAGGTGGATTACGAGGTGCTCGGCAGCGCCGACCCGCTGGTGGACGCCGAGGCGATCTGGCTGATGGTGCAGGTCGTGGAGGCGCTCGGGCTGACGGGCGTGGGCGTGAAGCTCGGCAGTATCGGCGACCCGGAGGACCGCGACACGTACAACGCGTACCTGCGTGAACTGTTCACGCCGCACGCGGAGCGCCTCAGCGCGGACAGTCAGGACCGCCTGACCCGCAACCCCATGCGCATCCTGGACAGCAAGAGCAAGGAGGACCAGGCGATCATCGCGGAACTCGCGGTGAAGCCCATGCTGGACTTCCTGGGCACGGACGCGGAGGCGCACTTCGCGGCGGTCCGCGCGTACCTGGACGCGTGGGGCGTGGCGTACGAGGTGGACCCCAGCATCGTGCGCGGCCTGGACTACTACCGGCGCACGGCGTGGGAGCTGCACCACGCGCACATCGGCGCGAAGAGCGCCCTGGGCGGCGGCGGCCGCTACGACGGGCTGGCCGCGCAGCTGGGCGGGCAGGAGACGCCCGGCATCGGGTGGGCGTTCGGGGTGGAGCGCATCCTGCTCGCGATGGAGCAGGAAGGGCTGACCCTCCCGGCCCCGGACGGCCCGGTCGTGTACCTCGCGGCACTGGACGCCGGGCAGGTCCCGTCGGCCGCGCAGGCGGCCCTGTCGCTGCGGTCCGTGATGCGCGCCGAGTTCGGGCTGAAGGCGCAGAAGCCCGGCAACGCCTTCCGGGAAGCGGAACGCCGGGGCGCGCGCTACGCGGGCCTGATCGGGTCGGACGAGGCGGCAGCCGGGACGGTCGCCGTGAAGAACCTCGCGACGGGCGAACAGGTCAGCGTGAAGGTCGAGGCCCTCGCGGACGCCCTGACGCACTGA
- a CDS encoding metallophosphoesterase family protein translates to MRLAILSDIHGNIHALTAVKRFLSEHAITQVIVLGDLVGYGASPGPVIDFIRREGWITGMGSSDARVALDFRSQNDRRGVSETVLTWTRENLAPEQLEFLRRLPAGGRVNTPVGRLRYFHGSPHDPEQRLDLMAQDRELEALAEGLGARVIVVGGTHVPFMRQVADTLFVDPGSVGLSLNHEPGADVAILELQGLRPKVTLHKVPYDFHSAAFDIMAWSLPPVIADVIKTGRMG, encoded by the coding sequence GTGCGACTGGCGATACTGAGTGACATTCATGGAAATATTCACGCCCTGACGGCAGTGAAGCGCTTTCTGAGCGAACACGCCATCACGCAGGTGATCGTGCTGGGCGACCTGGTCGGGTACGGCGCGAGCCCCGGCCCGGTCATCGACTTCATCCGTCGTGAGGGCTGGATCACGGGCATGGGGTCCAGTGACGCGCGCGTCGCCCTGGATTTCCGCAGTCAGAACGACCGGCGCGGCGTGTCCGAGACGGTCCTCACGTGGACGCGCGAGAACCTCGCGCCGGAGCAGCTGGAGTTCCTGCGTCGCCTCCCGGCGGGCGGACGCGTGAACACCCCGGTGGGTCGCCTGCGGTACTTTCACGGTTCGCCGCACGACCCGGAGCAGCGCCTGGACCTGATGGCGCAGGACCGGGAGCTGGAGGCGCTGGCGGAGGGACTGGGCGCGCGCGTGATCGTTGTGGGCGGGACGCACGTGCCGTTCATGCGGCAGGTGGCGGACACGCTGTTCGTGGATCCCGGCTCGGTGGGCCTGTCCCTGAATCACGAGCCGGGCGCGGACGTCGCCATTCTGGAGTTGCAGGGCCTACGGCCGAAGGTGACGCTGCACAAGGTCCCGTACGATTTCCATTCGGCGGCGTTCGACATCATGGCGTGGAGTCTGCCGCCCGTGATCGCGGACGTGATCAAGACCGGCCGCATGGGCTAA
- a CDS encoding M20/M25/M40 family metallo-hydrolase produces the protein MNLDFFKSLLTAAAPSGYEARAAQVWKAEAETFADRVHEDHYGNVYAEINPPAEGEGRPIALMGHLDEIGLMVSHIDDKGMIAFLGIGGWDPQVLVGQRIRLLAEEGDILGVIGKKAIHVMEGDERSKASKLEDLWIDTALDIDEVRRRIPVGTVGVIEQPPIEQNGHLISKAIDNRAGAYIVLEALRAMKAAGVRAHVVAVGTSQEEIGCFGAQVSGYRLNPVAGVVVDVTHETTQPGVSEKKYGVAPFGSGANLAVGAMVSPVILRQMQAVAKAREIPTTLSANPRYTGTDNDSLALVRAGVPTAVVSIPNRYMHSPSEMVKLSDVQACVDIIAGWAESLSGEQDYTRR, from the coding sequence GTGAATCTAGATTTCTTCAAGTCGCTGCTGACCGCCGCCGCACCCAGCGGGTACGAAGCCCGCGCCGCCCAGGTCTGGAAGGCCGAAGCGGAAACCTTCGCGGACCGCGTGCACGAGGACCACTACGGCAACGTGTACGCCGAGATCAACCCGCCCGCCGAAGGTGAGGGCCGCCCCATCGCGCTCATGGGTCACCTCGACGAGATCGGCCTGATGGTGTCGCACATCGACGACAAGGGCATGATCGCGTTCCTGGGCATCGGCGGCTGGGACCCGCAGGTGCTCGTCGGGCAGCGCATCCGCCTGCTCGCCGAGGAAGGCGACATCCTCGGCGTGATCGGCAAGAAGGCCATCCACGTCATGGAGGGCGACGAGCGCAGCAAGGCCAGCAAGCTCGAAGACCTGTGGATCGACACGGCCCTCGACATCGACGAAGTCAGGCGCCGCATCCCGGTCGGCACGGTCGGCGTGATCGAGCAGCCGCCCATCGAACAGAACGGGCACCTGATCAGCAAGGCCATCGACAACCGCGCGGGCGCGTACATCGTGCTCGAAGCGCTGCGCGCCATGAAGGCCGCGGGCGTCAGGGCGCACGTCGTCGCGGTCGGCACGTCGCAGGAAGAGATCGGCTGCTTCGGCGCGCAGGTGAGCGGCTACCGCCTGAACCCCGTCGCGGGCGTCGTCGTGGACGTCACGCACGAGACGACGCAGCCGGGCGTCAGCGAGAAGAAGTACGGCGTCGCCCCGTTCGGCAGCGGCGCGAACCTCGCCGTGGGCGCCATGGTGAGCCCCGTCATCCTGCGCCAGATGCAGGCTGTCGCCAAGGCCCGCGAGATCCCCACCACGCTCTCCGCCAACCCCCGCTACACCGGCACCGACAACGACTCCCTCGCCCTGGTGCGCGCGGGCGTCCCGACGGCCGTCGTCAGCATCCCCAACCGCTACATGCACTCCCCCAGCGAGATGGTGAAACTCTCCGACGTGCAGGCCTGCGTGGACATCATCGCGGGCTGGGCCGAGAGCCTCAGCGGCGAGCAGGACTACACCCGCCGCTGA
- the aspS gene encoding aspartate--tRNA ligase: MKRTHYVSELRPEHAGQQVVLQGWVNRVRDFPEQYFVILRDRTGIAQITVDSDNPAYAVAGELRGEYVVEVTGTVRERGEAQRTDQYPTGGVEVIPTELRILNRATTPAFQVDGSPVTVSEDIRLKFRYLDLRRKDMQDVLRLRSRVQAEITRYLDLQGFVNVETPMLTRSTPEGARDFLVPSRLSQGEFYALPQSPQLFKQLLMIAGLDRYYQFARCFRDEDLRADRQPDFTQLDMEMSFVELDDVLNLNESLLRHVFREVMGEELPTPFPRISYHEAMDRYGSDKPDLRFGHAFTDVTDLFRGGAFQAFADAGAVKVMVAPDLTRKQIDELERVAKQNGAKGLAWAKRGPDGFTGGVSKFLTDAAAELTARTGVQDGQTLLFSAGDWRPAVEALGAVRNALRDLFDLASGGPRFHISWVTDFPQLDQDPDTGTWTYMHHPFTAPHPDDLALFGTPRQGEIRAQAYDLVLNGFEVGGGSIRIHQPDVQAKMFAAIGFDEAAARAKFGFFMDALESGTPPHGGIAWGFDRLIMLMSGASNIREVIAFPKNNRGVDLMALAPSTVDDAQLAEVGVQVRLPAE; the protein is encoded by the coding sequence ATGAAACGCACGCATTACGTCTCCGAACTCCGTCCCGAACACGCGGGACAGCAGGTCGTCCTTCAGGGCTGGGTGAACCGCGTCCGCGACTTCCCCGAACAGTACTTCGTGATTCTCCGCGACCGGACCGGCATCGCGCAGATCACCGTGGACAGCGACAACCCCGCCTACGCCGTGGCCGGCGAGCTGCGCGGCGAGTACGTCGTCGAGGTGACCGGCACCGTCCGCGAGCGCGGCGAGGCGCAACGCACCGACCAGTACCCGACGGGCGGTGTGGAAGTCATCCCGACGGAACTGCGTATCCTGAACCGCGCGACGACGCCCGCCTTCCAGGTAGACGGGTCGCCCGTCACGGTGTCCGAAGACATCCGCCTGAAGTTCCGGTACCTCGACCTGCGCCGCAAGGACATGCAGGACGTCCTGCGCCTGCGCAGCCGCGTGCAGGCCGAGATCACCCGGTACCTGGACCTGCAGGGCTTCGTGAACGTGGAGACGCCCATGCTCACGCGCAGCACCCCGGAAGGCGCGCGGGACTTCCTGGTCCCGAGCCGCCTGTCGCAGGGCGAGTTCTACGCCCTCCCGCAGAGCCCGCAGCTGTTCAAGCAGCTCCTGATGATCGCCGGCCTCGACCGGTACTACCAGTTTGCCCGCTGCTTCCGTGACGAGGACCTCCGCGCGGACCGCCAGCCGGACTTCACGCAGCTCGACATGGAGATGAGCTTCGTGGAACTGGACGACGTGCTGAACCTCAACGAGAGCCTGCTGCGCCACGTGTTCCGCGAGGTGATGGGCGAGGAGCTCCCCACGCCGTTCCCGCGCATCTCGTACCACGAGGCGATGGACCGATACGGGTCCGACAAGCCCGACCTGCGCTTCGGGCACGCGTTCACGGACGTGACGGACCTCTTCCGGGGCGGCGCGTTCCAGGCGTTCGCGGACGCTGGCGCCGTCAAGGTCATGGTCGCGCCGGACCTGACGCGCAAGCAGATCGACGAACTCGAACGCGTCGCCAAGCAGAACGGCGCGAAGGGCCTCGCGTGGGCGAAACGCGGCCCGGACGGCTTCACGGGCGGCGTCAGCAAGTTCCTCACGGACGCTGCCGCCGAACTCACCGCGCGGACCGGCGTGCAGGACGGCCAGACGCTCCTCTTCTCGGCAGGAGACTGGCGGCCCGCCGTCGAGGCACTCGGCGCGGTCCGGAACGCCCTGCGCGACCTGTTCGACCTCGCGAGCGGCGGGCCGCGCTTCCACATCAGCTGGGTGACGGACTTCCCGCAGCTCGACCAGGACCCCGACACCGGCACGTGGACGTACATGCACCACCCCTTCACCGCGCCGCACCCGGACGACCTCGCGCTGTTCGGCACGCCCCGCCAGGGCGAGATCCGCGCGCAGGCGTACGACCTCGTCCTGAACGGCTTCGAGGTCGGGGGCGGCAGCATCCGCATCCACCAGCCGGACGTGCAGGCCAAAATGTTCGCCGCCATCGGCTTCGACGAGGCGGCCGCCCGCGCCAAGTTCGGGTTCTTCATGGACGCCCTGGAGAGCGGCACCCCGCCGCACGGCGGGATCGCGTGGGGCTTCGACCGCCTCATCATGCTGATGAGCGGCGCCAGCAACATCCGCGAAGTGATCGCCTTCCCGAAGAACAACCGCGGCGTGGACCTCATGGCCCTCGCGCCCTCCACGGTGGACGACGCGCAACTCGCGGAAGTGGGTGTGCAGGTGCGCCTCCCGGCCGAGTGA